From one Mycolicibacterium sp. HK-90 genomic stretch:
- a CDS encoding helix-turn-helix transcriptional regulator, producing the protein MAEAVEARCPVGTLPQLLAALHDPVRLEMVRRLHATGGPVKCAELYDGINKSTATHHFHILRDAGLIERVVSEGHIHQQLRARDVDAAMPGLLDAIVEQANRESGRRGVSATRR; encoded by the coding sequence ATGGCCGAGGCTGTCGAGGCGCGCTGCCCGGTGGGGACGCTTCCGCAGCTGCTGGCCGCGCTGCACGATCCGGTCCGGCTGGAGATGGTGCGACGCCTCCACGCCACGGGTGGGCCGGTGAAGTGTGCGGAGCTCTACGACGGCATCAACAAGTCCACGGCCACCCACCATTTCCACATCCTTCGTGACGCGGGGCTCATCGAGCGGGTGGTCAGCGAGGGGCATATCCATCAGCAGCTGCGCGCCCGCGATGTGGACGCCGCGATGCCGGGTCTGCTGGATGCGATCGTGGAGCAGGCCAACCGGGAGTCCGGCCGCCGCGGGGTGTCTGCCACCCGTCGCTGA
- a CDS encoding ABC transporter permease — translation MTAPPESVSDGVEPERGLDTIEKWATGYARRHPLASLTTVGDQFVLGVRTVQILFLDLVTGRFQWQEFIRQGAFMAGTAVLPTVLVALPIGVTLSIQFALLAGQVGATSLAGAASGLAVVRQAASLVAAVLMAAAVGSAITADLGSRTMREETDAMEVMGVSVIQRLVVPRFVAAIMIGVALTGVVCFVGFLASFLFNVYFQNGAPGSFVATFASFATTGDMIVALVKAVIFGAIVAVVSCQKGLSTKGGPTGVANSVNAAVVESILLLMVVNVAISQLYIMLFPRVGL, via the coding sequence ATGACGGCGCCGCCTGAGAGCGTGTCCGATGGGGTCGAACCGGAACGGGGACTCGACACCATCGAGAAGTGGGCCACCGGCTACGCCAGGCGCCACCCGCTCGCGTCCCTCACCACGGTCGGTGACCAGTTCGTCCTCGGCGTCCGGACCGTCCAGATCCTCTTCCTCGACCTGGTGACGGGCCGCTTCCAATGGCAGGAGTTCATCCGCCAGGGCGCGTTCATGGCGGGCACCGCCGTGCTCCCCACCGTGCTGGTGGCGCTGCCGATCGGCGTCACCCTCTCGATTCAGTTCGCCCTGCTGGCCGGGCAGGTCGGCGCGACGTCACTGGCCGGCGCGGCCAGTGGGCTGGCCGTGGTCCGGCAGGCCGCGTCGCTGGTCGCGGCCGTGCTGATGGCGGCCGCGGTCGGGTCGGCGATCACCGCCGACCTGGGTTCGCGGACCATGCGCGAGGAAACCGACGCGATGGAGGTCATGGGCGTCTCGGTGATCCAGCGGCTCGTCGTGCCGCGGTTCGTCGCCGCCATCATGATCGGCGTCGCGCTCACCGGGGTGGTGTGCTTCGTCGGATTCCTCGCCAGCTTCCTGTTCAACGTCTACTTCCAGAACGGCGCCCCCGGCAGCTTCGTGGCGACCTTTGCCTCGTTCGCCACCACCGGCGACATGATCGTGGCCCTGGTCAAGGCGGTGATCTTCGGCGCCATCGTCGCCGTGGTGTCGTGCCAGAAGGGGTTGTCCACCAAGGGTGGTCCGACCGGCGTCGCGAACTCCGTGAACGCGGCGGTGGTGGAATCGATCCTGTTGCTGATGGTCGTCAACGTCGCGATCAGCCAGCTCTACATCATGTTGTTCCCCCGGGTGGGGCTGTGA
- a CDS encoding ABC transporter permease — MTASTFVPPLLAPWVRLYRRISIPVIRLGHMMVFFVRALAAVPIVLRHYRAEFVRLLSDIAWGNGSLVVGGGTIGVAVVLGITMGALVGIEGYNFLDLLGLGPATGIISSLVNTRELAPIAASLAFATQAGCRFTAQLGSMRIAEEIDALDSIAIRPIPYLVTTRLMAAVIAVIPLYALCLAVSYLTTQVVVFLISGGSSGSYLHYFTLMLSGQDILYSVLKAVIFVWIASTVQCYYGFYASGGPVGVGVAAGHAMRASITVVVIVNMLLTMALWTVDSGARFGG, encoded by the coding sequence ATGACGGCCTCCACATTCGTCCCGCCACTGCTGGCGCCGTGGGTCCGCCTCTACCGGCGGATCTCCATTCCGGTGATCCGGCTGGGCCACATGATGGTGTTCTTCGTCCGGGCCCTGGCCGCGGTGCCGATCGTGCTCCGGCACTACCGCGCGGAATTCGTCCGGCTGCTCTCCGACATCGCCTGGGGCAACGGCTCACTCGTGGTCGGCGGCGGCACCATCGGGGTGGCGGTGGTGCTGGGCATCACCATGGGGGCGCTCGTCGGCATCGAGGGCTACAACTTTCTCGACCTGCTCGGGCTCGGCCCGGCCACCGGCATCATCTCCTCGTTGGTGAACACCCGCGAGCTGGCGCCGATTGCCGCGTCGCTGGCCTTCGCGACGCAGGCCGGCTGCCGGTTCACCGCGCAGTTGGGGTCGATGCGCATCGCCGAGGAGATCGACGCGCTCGATTCCATCGCGATCCGTCCGATTCCGTATCTGGTCACCACGCGGCTGATGGCTGCGGTGATCGCCGTGATCCCGCTCTATGCGCTGTGCCTGGCCGTCAGCTACCTGACCACCCAGGTGGTGGTCTTCTTGATCAGCGGCGGCTCGAGCGGCTCCTACCTGCATTACTTCACCCTCATGCTGTCCGGGCAGGACATCCTGTACTCGGTGCTGAAGGCGGTCATCTTCGTCTGGATCGCCTCCACCGTGCAGTGCTACTACGGGTTCTACGCCTCGGGCGGTCCGGTCGGTGTCGGCGTGGCGGCCGGGCACGCCATGCGCGCCAGCATCACCGTGGTGGTCATCGTCAACATGCTGCTCACCATGGCGCTGTGGACGGTCGATTCGGGAGCGAGGTTCGGCGGCTAG
- a CDS encoding MlaD family protein yields MGNSLEMDGRGPSDRQLLACGAAVLVVAALVSTLLLVKATGRLDARVPVVAALINVGDGLPQRSDVKYHGVLVGMVDDVVPAANGNPNFVHIDLKPEYASSIPNTVTARVVPSNVFAVSSVQLVDRPGGAAEGSRPGAPIAAGAQIPEDTELPTVLFQTTISKLRDVLAATGRGREDKTVGILAAVNAATENRRNELLTSGAQLNRLIDQLDAVVATEPGPTTVSALVDATRGLQQTAPDLFDALHKAVQPMQTLVEQREQLNTMINGGIHTVGTTHTALNNHTDRLVKTTSDLTPVLGVLADTSHNWVPAFVKLNQLSGKFFEHVWIPEHDFGNMRVNLSLTPSYAYTRADCPQYSGLKGPSCFTAPLVPTRPSLPDVLLPQNYQPPPDLAPPAGTVLGPNGNLVAVGPPLVNPNPNLADPNPPLPPWMPPSGPVPGTANPALAPTPPPPVPLSPVAPVAPRPAGAPPAASVPGSAPPPGGAPAPAPAGPLLPAEAAPAAAQPVSEGNGQ; encoded by the coding sequence ATGGGTAACTCGCTGGAGATGGACGGGCGTGGCCCGAGCGACCGTCAGCTGCTCGCCTGCGGTGCCGCGGTACTTGTTGTGGCAGCGCTCGTTTCGACACTCCTTCTGGTGAAGGCGACCGGCCGGCTCGATGCCCGGGTACCGGTGGTGGCCGCCCTGATCAACGTCGGTGACGGTCTGCCGCAGCGCTCCGACGTGAAGTACCACGGCGTGCTCGTCGGCATGGTCGACGATGTCGTCCCGGCCGCCAACGGCAATCCCAACTTCGTCCACATCGACCTCAAACCCGAGTACGCGTCGTCGATCCCGAACACCGTCACCGCACGCGTGGTGCCCAGCAACGTGTTCGCGGTGTCGTCGGTGCAACTCGTCGACCGCCCCGGCGGGGCGGCAGAGGGTTCGCGCCCGGGTGCGCCCATCGCCGCCGGTGCCCAGATCCCCGAGGACACCGAACTGCCGACGGTGTTGTTCCAGACCACCATCAGCAAGCTGCGTGACGTGCTGGCCGCGACCGGACGTGGTCGCGAGGACAAGACGGTGGGCATCCTGGCCGCGGTGAACGCCGCGACCGAGAATCGTCGCAACGAATTGCTCACCAGCGGAGCGCAATTGAACCGGTTGATCGATCAGCTCGACGCAGTGGTGGCCACCGAACCCGGGCCGACGACCGTCTCCGCGCTGGTCGACGCGACCAGGGGGCTGCAGCAGACGGCGCCGGATCTGTTCGACGCCCTGCACAAGGCCGTGCAGCCGATGCAGACCCTGGTCGAGCAGCGGGAACAGCTGAACACCATGATCAACGGCGGGATCCACACGGTGGGGACCACGCACACCGCGCTGAACAACCATACCGACCGGCTCGTCAAGACCACCTCGGATCTGACCCCGGTCCTGGGTGTGCTGGCCGACACCTCCCACAACTGGGTGCCGGCCTTCGTCAAGCTGAATCAGCTGTCCGGCAAGTTCTTCGAGCACGTCTGGATCCCCGAGCACGATTTCGGCAACATGCGGGTGAACCTGTCGCTTACGCCGAGCTACGCCTACACCCGGGCCGACTGCCCGCAGTACTCGGGGCTCAAGGGCCCGAGCTGTTTCACCGCCCCGCTCGTGCCCACCCGTCCGTCGCTGCCGGATGTGCTGTTGCCGCAGAACTATCAGCCGCCGCCGGACCTGGCGCCGCCGGCCGGAACTGTGCTGGGCCCGAACGGCAACCTGGTCGCGGTCGGTCCGCCCCTGGTCAATCCGAATCCGAACCTGGCCGATCCGAATCCGCCCCTGCCGCCGTGGATGCCGCCGTCCGGCCCGGTGCCCGGCACGGCGAATCCCGCGCTGGCGCCGACGCCGCCCCCGCCGGTGCCGCTGTCGCCGGTTGCACCGGTGGCACCGCGACCGGCCGGCGCTCCTCCGGCCGCATCGGTTCCGGGATCGGCGCCGCCGCCGGGCGGCGCGCCGGCCCCCGCTCCCGCGGGTCCGCTGCTGCCTGCCGAAGCCGCTCCCGCTGCGGCACAACCCGTTTCGGAAGGGAATGGTCAATGA
- a CDS encoding MlaD family protein: MKYRGAAIGLSLFMVTALVLTWLVYVTLRRDVAGKTVPYAALFSDVFGLREGDDVRMAGVRVGRVEKIELEGALAKVSFVVQEDQPMYGRTSASVTYQNIVGQRYLGLSLGSIGDPGPLPAGSVIPLEQTDPSFDVGKLLNGYEPLFSVLNPRDADNLTKGVIASLQGDNASIVALVDQTAQLTDSFAGRDQELGEVINNLNAVAKNLAAHNDSLDEVITQTRGMVATFDARRPEMVDSLGSVSRVVQQLSTISDDVYPSLNELITRQPGFAAHMVGIEPQLAFAGANLPLLLKGFARMTNEGAYATTYACDLNATGFFPGLNDVAPIIVDAATPGNKAQYTPKCRNLANG, from the coding sequence ATGAAGTACCGCGGTGCGGCGATCGGCCTGTCCCTGTTCATGGTGACAGCGCTGGTGCTGACCTGGTTGGTCTATGTCACGTTGCGCCGCGACGTGGCGGGCAAGACGGTGCCGTACGCGGCGCTCTTCTCCGATGTGTTCGGCCTGCGCGAGGGTGATGACGTCCGGATGGCCGGGGTGCGGGTCGGGCGGGTCGAGAAGATCGAACTCGAGGGCGCGCTGGCCAAGGTGTCGTTCGTGGTGCAGGAGGATCAGCCGATGTACGGCCGGACCTCCGCCTCGGTCACCTACCAGAACATCGTCGGGCAGCGCTATCTCGGCCTGTCGCTGGGGAGTATCGGTGATCCGGGTCCGCTTCCGGCAGGCAGCGTGATCCCGCTGGAGCAGACCGATCCTTCGTTCGACGTCGGGAAGCTGCTCAACGGATACGAGCCGTTGTTCAGCGTGCTCAACCCGCGCGACGCCGACAACCTCACCAAGGGCGTGATCGCCTCACTGCAGGGTGACAACGCCTCGATCGTCGCGCTCGTCGATCAGACTGCGCAGCTGACCGATTCCTTCGCCGGCCGGGACCAGGAACTCGGAGAGGTGATCAACAACCTGAACGCGGTGGCCAAGAACCTGGCCGCGCACAACGACAGTCTCGACGAGGTGATCACCCAAACCCGGGGCATGGTGGCCACCTTCGACGCCCGCAGGCCCGAGATGGTCGACTCTCTCGGTTCGGTCTCTCGGGTGGTGCAACAGCTGTCGACCATCAGCGATGACGTGTACCCGTCGCTCAACGAACTCATCACCCGTCAGCCCGGGTTCGCGGCGCACATGGTCGGGATCGAGCCGCAACTGGCGTTCGCCGGCGCGAATCTGCCGTTGCTGCTCAAGGGTTTCGCCCGGATGACCAACGAGGGCGCCTACGCCACCACCTATGCGTGCGACCTGAACGCGACAGGATTCTTCCCCGGCCTCAACGATGTCGCACCGATCATCGTCGACGCCGCCACCCCGGGTAACAAGGCGCAATACACCCCCAAATGCAGGAACCTGGCCAATGGTTGA
- a CDS encoding MlaD family protein, whose product MVEQLTKPATPKPPKKRRRPLESYNRTWLGIIAIAVVSVLIGAMLIVRVADVGYRQYTARFQQAAALKAGNPITVAGMPVGEVKSMKLAGDHVEAKLKVRDDIPLGKDSRAVIKVTTILGSRYLALQPAGSGALPDNTFDLTHTEVPYDLQEALGDVTTTFEQVDSDKFAQTLSILGKQMEGLPEVVPRALQNTHTLATIIADRRDQLGTLLETTNTIGTTLRRQQSTIGNLVNQGNDLVGEFVMRRASFQAMLAALTNLVQTLNGIVIDDRPALEKLLTDLRDLSNMLGQHDDLLRSVLQSGPVALRGLANATGNGNAGEMHVGNGLLIDSWMCAISGRAKQFSMIQYYKDCQ is encoded by the coding sequence ATGGTTGAGCAACTGACGAAGCCCGCGACTCCGAAGCCGCCGAAGAAGCGGCGCCGTCCGCTGGAGAGCTACAACCGGACGTGGCTCGGGATCATCGCGATCGCCGTGGTGTCCGTGCTGATCGGGGCGATGCTGATCGTCAGGGTCGCCGATGTGGGCTACCGGCAGTACACCGCGCGGTTCCAGCAGGCCGCCGCGCTCAAGGCGGGTAACCCGATCACCGTCGCCGGCATGCCCGTGGGCGAGGTCAAGAGCATGAAGTTGGCCGGCGACCACGTCGAGGCCAAACTCAAGGTGCGCGACGACATTCCGCTGGGAAAGGACTCCCGCGCCGTCATCAAGGTCACCACGATCTTGGGGTCGCGTTATCTGGCTCTGCAGCCGGCCGGCTCGGGTGCCCTGCCCGACAACACCTTCGACCTCACCCACACCGAGGTGCCGTATGACCTGCAGGAGGCGCTGGGCGACGTCACCACCACGTTCGAGCAGGTCGACTCGGACAAGTTCGCCCAGACACTGAGCATCCTGGGCAAGCAGATGGAGGGACTGCCCGAGGTGGTGCCGCGGGCCCTGCAGAACACCCACACGCTGGCGACCATCATCGCCGACCGGCGTGACCAACTCGGGACTCTGCTGGAGACCACCAACACGATCGGCACCACGCTGCGTCGCCAGCAGTCCACCATCGGCAACCTGGTCAATCAGGGCAATGACCTGGTCGGCGAATTCGTGATGCGGCGGGCGTCCTTTCAGGCCATGCTGGCGGCCCTGACCAATCTGGTCCAGACCCTCAACGGCATCGTGATCGACGACCGGCCGGCACTCGAGAAACTGCTGACGGACCTGCGCGATCTGTCGAACATGTTGGGCCAGCACGACGATCTGCTGCGCAGCGTCCTGCAGTCGGGCCCGGTGGCCCTGCGAGGGCTCGCCAACGCCACCGGCAACGGCAACGCCGGGGAGATGCACGTCGGCAACGGGCTGCTGATCGACTCCTGGATGTGCGCGATCAGCGGGCGAGCCAAGCAGTTCAGCATGATCCAGTACTACAAGGACTGCCAATGA
- a CDS encoding MlaD family protein — protein MTALRGKILALCVAGLVGIAAVAGAGWWFLKDRTNTITVTAQFDNAAGLYEGNTVAVLGMQVGRVTKITPKGTYVEVEFTVDKDVSVPADVQAVTISNSILTDRQIELTPAYRGGPTLQNHDTIGLNRTKTPVEFARVLDVLDKLSSSLKGDGEGNGPIADVVNASAAIADGNGQQMKDALGELSDALRLSSDRGAVTRDQLTTIVRNLSSLFEAATRNDATLREFGSAVRQLSQILADENFGSGTTGKKINEVITQVGEVLQTHREEVKQIVLNGNTALTTSVEQRRDLAEFLDLAPMTLDNIYNIVDQKNGSARAHVLVDKVLFDSQTVKEVCNMMGLRQLGCSTGTVQDFGPDFGLSYMLDGMAAMGQR, from the coding sequence ATGACAGCGTTGAGAGGCAAGATTCTGGCGCTGTGCGTCGCCGGTCTGGTGGGCATTGCCGCAGTGGCCGGCGCCGGCTGGTGGTTTCTGAAGGATCGCACCAACACCATCACGGTCACCGCCCAATTCGACAACGCCGCAGGCCTTTACGAGGGAAATACGGTCGCGGTGCTGGGAATGCAGGTCGGCCGCGTCACCAAGATCACGCCCAAGGGCACCTACGTCGAGGTCGAGTTCACGGTGGACAAGGACGTATCGGTGCCGGCCGATGTGCAGGCGGTCACCATCTCCAACTCGATCCTGACCGACCGCCAGATCGAGCTGACGCCGGCCTACCGCGGCGGGCCGACGCTGCAGAATCACGACACGATCGGACTGAACCGCACCAAGACTCCGGTCGAGTTCGCCCGGGTGCTGGACGTATTGGACAAGTTGTCCTCTTCGCTGAAGGGCGACGGCGAGGGCAACGGCCCCATCGCCGACGTGGTCAATGCCAGCGCGGCCATCGCCGACGGAAACGGTCAGCAGATGAAGGACGCGCTCGGCGAGCTGTCAGACGCGTTGCGGCTCAGCTCCGACCGGGGCGCGGTCACTCGTGATCAGCTCACCACGATCGTGCGCAACCTGAGCTCGCTGTTCGAGGCCGCGACCCGCAATGACGCGACGCTGCGGGAGTTCGGTTCGGCAGTACGCCAGCTCAGCCAGATCCTGGCTGACGAGAACTTCGGCAGCGGTACCACCGGCAAGAAGATCAACGAGGTGATCACCCAGGTGGGGGAGGTGCTGCAAACCCACCGCGAAGAGGTGAAACAGATTGTCCTCAACGGCAACACCGCGCTGACCACGTCGGTCGAACAGCGCCGGGATCTGGCCGAATTCCTCGATCTTGCCCCGATGACGCTGGACAACATCTACAACATCGTCGACCAGAAGAACGGCTCGGCGCGGGCACACGTTCTGGTGGACAAGGTGCTGTTCGATTCACAGACCGTCAAAGAGGTCTGCAACATGATGGGGCTGCGGCAGCTCGGATGTAGCACCGGCACGGTGCAGGACTTCGGTCCCGACTTCGGGCTGTCGTACATGCTCGACGGCATGGCGGCGATGGGGCAGCGATGA
- a CDS encoding MCE family protein, with amino-acid sequence MIRPVRKFVLPVVMTVCLTISGCATEGLASLPLPAPGVGSGGYRLTAIFANALNLPANAKVKLAGADVGELESMVARNYTAVTTLRIMDGVRLPLGTTAELRSATPLGDVFVSVRPPSPVDPNAPLLKDGDTIELESTRAAATVESLLGSAAILVNGGAVRNFTNIINGLGKATGDQGQAFGTLISKTNHTLGNLNARSDELSTAMTETSRLLQQIEDKNQTVSELMDAAGPATETLADHTTQIADLITQIGDTSAQLRKFPSIAGTDTSGRSVIADANKVAGAWNDVALAPDASLYALNRLMPPLVKATSGSGLSVRASIDRLILGSIPDIGFAGDPGLHGPKRYNWHQLVGSLQYTLLRLQERVVGRGPGVPQMPVIPSPTEPGEIIPAPAAPAPPPEAPPAPPAEAPPAEPPAGVPAAEVPR; translated from the coding sequence ATGATCAGACCGGTGCGTAAATTCGTTCTGCCCGTGGTGATGACGGTCTGCCTGACCATTTCCGGATGTGCCACCGAAGGTCTGGCCAGCCTGCCGTTGCCCGCGCCCGGGGTCGGCTCGGGCGGGTACCGGCTGACCGCGATATTCGCCAACGCCCTGAACCTGCCCGCCAATGCCAAGGTGAAACTGGCCGGTGCCGATGTGGGTGAGCTCGAGTCGATGGTGGCTCGCAACTACACGGCGGTGACCACGCTGCGCATCATGGACGGGGTCCGGTTGCCGCTCGGCACCACCGCCGAATTGCGTTCGGCCACACCGCTGGGCGACGTGTTCGTCTCCGTCCGGCCGCCGAGCCCGGTCGACCCGAACGCGCCGCTGCTCAAGGACGGCGACACCATCGAGCTGGAATCGACCCGCGCCGCCGCGACCGTGGAATCACTGCTGGGCTCGGCGGCGATCCTGGTCAATGGCGGTGCGGTGCGCAACTTCACCAACATCATCAACGGCCTGGGCAAGGCCACGGGCGATCAGGGTCAGGCCTTCGGCACTTTGATCTCCAAGACGAACCACACGTTGGGCAACCTGAACGCACGCTCTGACGAACTCTCGACCGCGATGACCGAGACGTCGCGGCTGCTGCAGCAGATCGAGGACAAGAACCAGACCGTCAGCGAATTGATGGATGCCGCCGGGCCGGCCACCGAGACACTGGCTGACCACACCACCCAGATCGCCGACCTGATCACCCAGATCGGCGACACGTCAGCACAATTGCGAAAGTTCCCGTCGATCGCGGGCACCGACACCAGCGGACGCAGCGTGATCGCCGATGCCAACAAGGTGGCAGGTGCCTGGAACGACGTGGCGCTGGCCCCGGATGCCTCGCTGTACGCGCTCAACCGGCTGATGCCACCACTGGTGAAAGCCACGTCGGGCAGCGGCCTTTCGGTGCGCGCCAGCATCGACCGATTGATTCTCGGATCAATCCCGGACATCGGGTTCGCCGGTGATCCGGGACTGCACGGTCCCAAGCGGTACAACTGGCATCAATTGGTCGGCTCACTGCAGTACACGTTGTTGCGGCTGCAGGAGCGCGTCGTCGGCCGTGGTCCTGGGGTGCCGCAGATGCCGGTGATCCCCAGCCCCACCGAGCCCGGCGAGATCATCCCGGCCCCGGCGGCTCCGGCTCCTCCGCCCGAGGCGCCACCGGCTCCGCCCGCTGAGGCCCCACCTGCCGAGCCACCCGCCGGGGTCCCGGCCGCGGAGGTGCCGCGATGA
- a CDS encoding MlaD family protein has protein sequence MINAVADFVVGVVRAGYRRRAWLSAGALVMTLVVAGAYLMIGALRVKPFDSSYRITIELPESAGLLPNQDVTLRGVQIGRVERLDLTPSGVNAVVNVNSAVSIPKSSDVRVSGLSPAGEQYIDFMATTTDGPFLADGSVIGQGKATVPVSLAQLLADADGALAQVDVDKLEVIRRELSMSQAGPQKLADVIDGGTFLLSTLDSVLPETVSVLRNSRVVFNLAADKNAGIAVASDNLDSTFEGVNKMRDGFRRLTEQTPGSLNSVDNLFTDNSDTMVQLLGSLASTSQLLYLRVPALNALFPNYRTSVLDALGSVMHDNGLWATADIYPRYSCDYGTPRRSPAAADYPEPYMYTYCRDDHPGVLVRGAKNAPRPAGDDTAGPPPGADLGRTTDPTPRGRYTIPTPYGGPTLPIEPPR, from the coding sequence ATGATCAACGCAGTCGCGGATTTCGTGGTCGGCGTGGTCCGCGCCGGGTACCGCCGTCGTGCCTGGCTTTCGGCGGGCGCGCTGGTGATGACCCTGGTGGTGGCCGGCGCCTACCTGATGATCGGGGCGCTTCGGGTCAAGCCCTTCGATTCCAGTTACCGCATCACGATCGAGCTGCCGGAATCGGCCGGCCTGCTGCCCAATCAGGACGTCACGCTGCGCGGCGTGCAGATCGGGCGGGTGGAACGGCTCGATCTCACCCCCAGTGGCGTCAACGCCGTCGTCAACGTCAACTCGGCGGTATCCATCCCCAAATCCAGCGATGTGCGGGTGTCGGGGTTGTCCCCGGCCGGCGAGCAGTACATCGACTTCATGGCGACCACGACCGACGGTCCGTTCCTGGCCGACGGCAGTGTCATCGGGCAGGGCAAGGCGACGGTGCCGGTCAGCCTGGCTCAGCTGCTGGCCGACGCCGACGGTGCGCTGGCTCAGGTCGACGTCGACAAGCTCGAGGTGATCCGTCGCGAGCTGAGCATGTCGCAGGCTGGTCCGCAGAAGCTCGCCGACGTCATCGACGGCGGGACCTTCTTGCTCTCGACGCTGGATTCGGTGCTGCCCGAGACGGTGAGCGTGCTGCGCAACAGCCGGGTGGTGTTCAACCTGGCGGCGGACAAGAACGCCGGCATCGCGGTGGCCTCGGACAATCTCGACTCGACGTTCGAGGGGGTGAACAAGATGCGCGACGGCTTCCGGCGGCTCACCGAGCAGACGCCGGGCTCGTTGAACTCCGTCGACAATCTGTTCACCGACAACTCCGACACCATGGTGCAGCTGCTCGGAAGCCTCGCCAGCACTTCACAGTTGCTGTATCTGCGGGTGCCGGCGCTGAATGCGTTGTTCCCGAACTACCGCACCTCGGTGCTCGACGCGCTGGGCAGTGTCATGCACGACAACGGGTTGTGGGCTACCGCGGACATCTACCCGCGCTATAGCTGTGACTACGGCACCCCACGCCGGTCACCGGCGGCGGCGGATTACCCCGAGCCCTACATGTACACCTACTGCCGCGACGATCATCCCGGTGTCCTGGTTCGCGGTGCGAAGAATGCGCCGCGCCCCGCGGGTGATGACACCGCAGGTCCGCCGCCCGGTGCGGATCTCGGTCGCACCACCGACCCGACCCCGCGGGGTCGCTACACCATCCCGACGCCTTACGGTGGTCCAACGCTGCCGATCGAACCGCCCCGCTGA
- a CDS encoding DUF3329 domain-containing protein, producing the protein MTVTVTTEKKTDDEKTELETTTEDQADDVVETEDATDDADAKDDADDAAAESDDADKADESDSESQPAEEPASSGWRRRVLVGALATVFVASLALSGFLGWKWWQTEQVAEAGKQAQDAAVAYAQILTSIDSNKVDENFNQVLAGATGEFKDMYSQSSMQLRQLLIDNKASAHGVVVQSAVQSASPDKVVVLLFVDQSVTNSTVPDPRIDRSRIKMTMEKVDGQWRASKVELA; encoded by the coding sequence ATGACGGTGACCGTGACGACGGAAAAGAAGACCGACGACGAGAAGACTGAACTCGAGACCACTACCGAGGATCAGGCCGACGATGTGGTCGAGACAGAGGATGCCACGGACGATGCGGACGCCAAGGACGATGCGGACGATGCGGCGGCCGAATCCGATGACGCCGACAAAGCCGACGAGTCCGATTCCGAGTCCCAGCCCGCCGAGGAGCCCGCGTCGTCCGGATGGCGCCGCCGGGTGCTCGTCGGTGCCCTGGCCACGGTATTCGTTGCCTCGTTGGCACTTTCAGGGTTCCTGGGCTGGAAGTGGTGGCAGACCGAGCAGGTGGCGGAGGCCGGCAAGCAGGCCCAGGATGCTGCGGTGGCCTACGCCCAGATCTTGACGAGCATCGATTCCAACAAGGTCGACGAGAACTTCAACCAGGTGCTGGCCGGCGCGACCGGCGAGTTCAAGGATATGTACTCGCAGTCCAGCATGCAGTTGCGCCAGTTGCTCATCGACAACAAGGCCTCGGCACACGGTGTCGTGGTGCAGTCGGCAGTTCAGTCGGCGAGCCCGGACAAGGTCGTGGTGCTGCTGTTCGTCGACCAGTCGGTGACCAACTCCACCGTGCCCGACCCGCGGATCGACCGCAGCCGGATCAAGATGACGATGGAGAAGGTCGACGGGCAATGGCGGGCAAGCAAAGTGGAACTCGCCTGA